The genomic segment AAGCTGATGTAGCAGCGGCCGCGGTAGAACATGTCGCCGGTGAACAGGATCTGGGTGTAAGTGTCGTAATAGCAGAATTCCGACACCACATGGCCCGGCGATCCCCAGATCAGGATGTCTCGCCCACCCAGATCCAGCGTCACCTTTTCTTCCGGGAAATTGGTCATGCCCCAGAAGCCGACCATCTCGTCATGGGTCAGGCCCATATAGCGGGTGTTGGGCCGGTCAGCGAACTGGTTGACCGCAGCATAGTGATCCGCATGCAGATGGCTGAAAGCCACAAGCAATTCCAGGCTGGCCGGGTCGCGATCGTTGCGGCGGCACCATTCCTCGATGCACTGGTCCACGATCCCGCGCAAATCCCAGTCGTTGCGCAACTGCACGAAGCCTTCGTCCAGCAGCAGCACGCGATCATTGCCGAAATAGAGCGGAGCGAAGGGTGCTTCGTAACTATACGCCTTATTCTGGCGCAGGATCGCCGTGTGCGGGTTGTACCAGTGGACCTGAACCGGCGGATCGGTGTTGTCCATGCAGGAGGACGAACCGCAGATCCACTTCTTCGGGAAGTCGCCCGGCGCGGGAAGGTTGCTCTTGAAGTCGACCGGCGCCCCCCTCGTAGCCGCAGATGCGACATCGGCCAGTGCGGTAAGGCCCGCGCCGGAAAGCGGCACAGCGGCCAGAGCATTGTAGGTAAGGAAAGTGCGGCGATCCATGGCAGCTCTCGTCGTTCGAAGGGGCGTCAGAAGGGGCGCGGCGCGTTGATATTGGGCACGCCCTCGGGCCAGACCTGTGTGCGCTGATCGGGGCTGACCCCGTTGAACAGCACGAAGTCCGGCCGGATCAACATCATGTCCTTGCCCTTGACCTCGCGGGCGTAAGTCACAGCCTCGTCAATCAGTGACGGCTCCA from the Erythrobacter sp. SG61-1L genome contains:
- a CDS encoding MBL fold metallo-hydrolase, giving the protein MDRRTFLTYNALAAVPLSGAGLTALADVASAATRGAPVDFKSNLPAPGDFPKKWICGSSSCMDNTDPPVQVHWYNPHTAILRQNKAYSYEAPFAPLYFGNDRVLLLDEGFVQLRNDWDLRGIVDQCIEEWCRRNDRDPASLELLVAFSHLHADHYAAVNQFADRPNTRYMGLTHDEMVGFWGMTNFPEEKVTLDLGGRDILIWGSPGHVVSEFCYYDTYTQILFTGDMFYRGRCYISFWEPWFDSMKRLIDFCDTHPVTHVMGCHVEISNANEDYAYGMTWQPDEAPVEMTVAQLREAFEYAKTITEPGIYFTGTVFLCNQTRGTTTIDKNPYRYS